A region from the Phycisphaerales bacterium genome encodes:
- the fahA gene encoding fumarylacetoacetase: protein MSHAIDQSLTSWVPGARKSDPTSGEFPIQNLPICVAVQDGHEHVCVAIGDHLLDLEQAREAGLLSAAVDGVGFLGDADNIATSGKWPAIRQRLVELLRSDADKQLIEKATTCLRDRLTARFDKPMSVRNYTDFYASVHHATNVGRMFRPDNPLLPNYKHIPIGYHGRPSSIVVSGTSIKRPKGQTKADTADAPTFGPCTMLDYELEVGAYIAKGNDLGHPVSIRDARATLFGLCLVNDWSARDVQKWEYQPLGPFLAKNFATSVSPYVVTMEALEPFRCAAYERPAGDPRPLEYLLDADDQSHGGFDVTLEVSLESAQMREKMIAPMRVSRGSLRFMYWTFAQMLAHHTSGGCNMHPGDLIASGTVSGPEPESRGCLLELTWQGLGPDNKPLPRKPITLPTGETRTFLADGDRVIIRGFCEAPGKARISFGECEGLVLPA from the coding sequence ATGAGCCATGCCATCGATCAGTCCCTCACCAGTTGGGTCCCCGGCGCACGCAAGTCCGATCCCACCTCCGGCGAGTTTCCGATTCAGAACCTGCCGATCTGCGTAGCCGTTCAGGATGGGCACGAGCACGTCTGCGTGGCGATCGGCGACCACCTCCTCGATCTGGAACAGGCTCGCGAAGCCGGACTGCTCTCAGCAGCAGTCGATGGCGTTGGATTCCTCGGAGATGCCGACAATATCGCGACCTCCGGGAAGTGGCCGGCCATCCGCCAGCGGCTCGTGGAACTGCTTCGTTCCGACGCCGACAAGCAACTCATCGAGAAGGCCACGACATGCCTGCGTGACCGTCTCACCGCCCGCTTCGACAAACCCATGAGCGTCCGCAACTACACCGACTTCTACGCCTCGGTCCACCACGCCACCAACGTCGGCCGCATGTTCCGCCCCGACAACCCGCTCCTCCCCAACTACAAGCACATCCCCATCGGCTACCACGGGCGTCCCTCCTCCATCGTCGTCTCGGGCACGAGCATCAAACGCCCCAAGGGCCAGACCAAGGCCGACACCGCCGACGCGCCAACCTTCGGCCCCTGCACCATGCTCGACTACGAACTCGAGGTCGGCGCCTACATCGCCAAAGGCAATGACCTCGGCCACCCCGTCTCCATCCGTGACGCCCGCGCCACCCTCTTTGGCCTCTGCCTCGTCAACGATTGGTCCGCGCGCGACGTCCAGAAGTGGGAATACCAGCCCCTCGGCCCGTTCCTCGCCAAGAACTTCGCGACCAGCGTCTCGCCCTACGTCGTCACGATGGAGGCGCTCGAGCCCTTCCGATGTGCCGCGTATGAGCGCCCCGCCGGCGACCCCAGGCCGCTCGAGTATCTCCTCGATGCCGACGACCAATCACATGGCGGGTTCGACGTCACGCTCGAGGTCTCCCTCGAGTCCGCCCAGATGCGCGAAAAAATGATTGCCCCCATGCGCGTCTCGCGCGGCAGCCTCCGATTCATGTACTGGACCTTCGCCCAGATGCTCGCCCACCACACCTCCGGCGGCTGCAACATGCACCCCGGCGACCTCATCGCCAGCGGAACCGTCAGCGGCCCCGAGCCCGAATCGCGCGGCTGCCTCCTCGAACTCACCTGGCAAGGCCTCGGCCCCGACAACAAGCCCCTCCCGCGCAAACCCATCACCCTCCCCACAGGCGAGACCCGCACCTTCCTCGCCGACGGCGATCGAGTCATCATCCGCGGATTCTGCGAGGCGCCAGGCAAGGCCCGGATCTCCTTCGGCGAGTGCGAGGGGCTGGTCCTTCCGGCATGA
- the ribB gene encoding 3,4-dihydroxy-2-butanone-4-phosphate synthase, which produces MPDAFSPIPEILDELRAGKMIILTDDEDRENEGDLILPVQFVTPEAVSFMVRRAGGYLFVSLTEETCDRLDLHPQTSVNTSARGTPLMVSIDGHPKHGFTTGVSAFERARTILMCIDPKAKPDDFVRPGHINPLRARDGGVLVRNGQTEGAIDLCRLAGLTPAAMGIEIMREDGHMARLPDLKTIAKEHNLKICSVASIIEYRLARETLVTRLAPPTRLETLFGPFDAIAYSSAVDPLPHLALTVGGVGLTPPPATKHPQPTLVRMHRRHLLNDAFGVGTTNAHDADLHRAMRALQAEAKAGRGGALVYLRTPWNKAGGGGTPADDLETLLQSSPAASAPVTPPRPDTSHSFGIGCQILRDLGLSRLRLLTNSPPPMTPPPHGLEAYGIEIVETVGY; this is translated from the coding sequence ATGCCCGACGCCTTCTCACCCATCCCCGAGATCCTCGACGAACTCCGCGCCGGCAAGATGATCATCCTCACCGACGACGAGGACCGCGAGAACGAGGGCGACCTCATCCTCCCCGTCCAGTTCGTCACGCCCGAGGCCGTCTCCTTCATGGTCCGCCGCGCCGGGGGCTATCTCTTCGTCAGCCTCACCGAAGAGACCTGCGACCGCCTCGACCTCCACCCCCAGACCAGCGTCAACACCTCCGCCCGAGGCACGCCCCTCATGGTCTCCATCGACGGGCACCCCAAGCACGGCTTCACCACCGGCGTCAGCGCTTTCGAGCGCGCCCGCACCATCTTGATGTGCATCGACCCCAAAGCCAAGCCCGACGACTTCGTCCGCCCCGGGCACATCAACCCGCTCCGCGCGCGCGACGGCGGCGTCCTGGTCCGCAACGGACAGACCGAGGGCGCCATCGACCTCTGCCGCCTCGCCGGCCTCACCCCCGCCGCCATGGGGATCGAGATCATGCGCGAGGACGGGCACATGGCCCGCCTCCCCGACCTGAAGACAATCGCGAAGGAGCACAACCTCAAGATCTGCTCGGTCGCCTCGATCATCGAGTACCGCCTCGCCCGCGAGACGCTCGTCACGCGCCTGGCACCGCCGACTCGGTTGGAAACTCTTTTCGGCCCCTTCGACGCCATCGCCTACTCCTCGGCCGTCGATCCCCTCCCCCACCTGGCCCTCACCGTCGGCGGCGTCGGGCTTACCCCCCCGCCGGCCACAAAGCACCCACAGCCCACGCTCGTCCGCATGCACCGCCGCCACCTCTTGAACGACGCCTTCGGCGTGGGCACGACCAACGCCCACGACGCCGACCTGCATCGCGCCATGCGAGCCCTGCAAGCCGAGGCCAAAGCCGGCCGCGGCGGCGCCCTCGTCTATCTCCGCACGCCGTGGAATAAAGCGGGGGGGGGCGGAACCCCCGCCGACGACCTCGAGACCCTGCTCCAGTCATCACCCGCCGCCTCGGCGCCGGTCACTCCCCCCCGGCCCGACACCTCCCACTCCTTCGGCATCGGCTGCCAGATCCTCCGCGACCTGGGCCTCTCGCGCCTCCGCCTGCTCACCAACTCCCCGCCACCCATGACCCCCCCCCCCCACGGCCTCGAGGCCTACGGCATCGAGATCGTCGAGACGGTGGGGTATTGA
- a CDS encoding amidohydrolase family protein, whose product MTVTTTASAQDLGLKAPTDARSIAIVGGDIHTISSGTIEKGVVHMQGGIIKDVFTPSEWDFYKATIKTNWGQWEIVNAEGKHVYPGLIGAWSQMGLTEFQAIDQSNDTNETGWATPETIAATAVNPDSTLIPVTRSNGVLLSATYPSGGTISGRASVIRMDGWTMPELAIETRWGRSVGLVVNWPNVRPVRAWWMRDNEEEQKKRIEETLRKIGTFFDQAAAYARAVEADPTTPKDLRFEAMRPIFPEAAKALGVEAMPVLVSAGEVDQITHAVNFFAERGVRVVLVGGRDAPLCADLIKRANVSVIVLGTFSVPRRDDSAYDEAYTLPARLADAGIEFAIASGDDTAHERNLPYNAAMAACFGLDQDVALRSITLAPAKILGLDATYGSIEKGKSATLIVADGPILEITSSVTAAFIDGRRIDLSNKQTVLAEKYRERYRQMKRADENSNAKGTNTPARKP is encoded by the coding sequence ATGACCGTGACCACCACGGCTTCAGCACAGGATCTCGGCCTCAAAGCGCCCACCGACGCCCGTTCCATCGCCATCGTCGGCGGCGACATCCACACCATCTCCAGCGGCACCATCGAGAAGGGTGTCGTCCACATGCAAGGCGGGATCATCAAGGATGTCTTCACGCCGAGCGAGTGGGACTTTTACAAAGCGACGATCAAGACCAACTGGGGGCAGTGGGAGATCGTGAACGCCGAGGGCAAGCACGTCTACCCGGGTCTCATCGGAGCGTGGTCGCAGATGGGCCTCACCGAGTTCCAGGCCATTGATCAATCCAACGACACCAACGAGACCGGCTGGGCAACACCCGAGACCATCGCGGCGACTGCGGTCAACCCAGACTCGACGCTCATCCCCGTCACCCGGAGCAACGGCGTGCTCCTCAGCGCGACGTACCCCTCCGGCGGGACGATCTCGGGGCGCGCCTCGGTGATCCGCATGGACGGCTGGACGATGCCCGAACTCGCGATCGAGACGCGCTGGGGGCGCTCCGTGGGGTTGGTCGTCAACTGGCCGAACGTTCGACCGGTCCGCGCGTGGTGGATGCGTGACAACGAGGAGGAGCAGAAGAAGCGAATCGAGGAGACCCTGAGGAAGATCGGGACGTTCTTCGACCAGGCGGCGGCGTACGCGCGTGCCGTCGAGGCCGATCCGACCACGCCAAAGGACCTGCGCTTCGAGGCGATGAGGCCGATCTTCCCCGAGGCGGCCAAGGCCTTGGGTGTCGAGGCGATGCCGGTCCTGGTCTCGGCGGGCGAAGTGGATCAGATCACCCATGCCGTGAACTTCTTTGCCGAACGCGGCGTGCGAGTGGTGCTCGTGGGCGGGCGGGATGCGCCGCTGTGTGCCGACCTGATCAAGCGGGCGAATGTTTCGGTGATCGTGCTGGGGACCTTCAGTGTGCCCCGGCGCGACGACTCGGCGTACGACGAGGCCTACACGCTTCCCGCGAGACTCGCTGACGCGGGGATCGAGTTCGCGATCGCCTCCGGCGACGACACCGCCCACGAGCGGAATCTCCCCTACAACGCGGCCATGGCGGCATGCTTTGGGCTGGACCAGGATGTCGCCCTCCGCAGCATCACGCTCGCGCCCGCGAAGATCCTGGGCCTCGACGCGACCTATGGATCCATCGAGAAGGGCAAGAGCGCGACGCTGATCGTCGCCGACGGCCCGATCCTCGAGATCACCTCGAGCGTCACGGCGGCGTTCATCGACGGACGCCGGATCGATCTCTCCAACAAGCAGACCGTCCTCGCCGAGAAGTACCGCGAGCGGTATCGCCAGATGAAGCGAGCCGACGAAAACTCGAACGCCAAAGGCACAAACACGCCAGCGAGGAAGCCATGA
- a CDS encoding amidohydrolase, whose product MGETTTKATDVKVDATRVRYTYEENRGDQAVRMDDQGAISGEGDSERLVGQTVFADGSLHEWKAARVGDDDEADTPARARDIPESLPLPFGPYGLVSMPEQGTVLLTGATIWPCTEGESPVIERGHVLISDGKIAAVGVGDIKIELPTGATVIACEGRHITPGIVDCHSHTGISKGVNEGGQAITSEVRIADVTDPDSMSWYRQLAGGVTCVNNLHGSANAIGGQSQTNKNRWGSALPDDLHVEGAMPGIKFALGENPRQANGGNGSRYPNTRMGVETLIRDRFTAAREYLEAWRAYEKSGDRREKPRRDLELEALAEVLEGKRLVHCHSYRQDEIVMLCEVAREFGFKIGTFQHILEGYKVADYVRDYSGGGSAFADWWAYKLEVQDAIPQAGAIMHEQGVVVSFNSDSDEMARRMNLEAAKANKYGGVPPVEALKFVTLNPAKQLKIDSRVGSLEVGKDADVVVWSGPPLSTMSRVERTFVDGRLLFSLEQDTAAREAQKVERQRLIQKVLTIDAKKPKKPRDRNEKPDRPQHPEFKPGGTNETSSTTNETDLARQREILRRYNRGQLPGGSRPGECGCGLVHE is encoded by the coding sequence GTGGGCGAGACGACGACCAAGGCCACGGACGTCAAGGTCGATGCGACGCGTGTGCGGTACACGTATGAGGAGAACCGCGGCGACCAGGCCGTCCGCATGGATGATCAGGGCGCGATCTCGGGCGAGGGCGACAGCGAGCGGCTCGTGGGCCAGACGGTCTTCGCCGATGGGAGCCTGCACGAGTGGAAGGCCGCACGCGTTGGCGATGACGACGAGGCCGACACCCCGGCCCGGGCGCGGGATATCCCCGAATCGCTCCCGTTGCCGTTCGGGCCGTATGGGCTGGTGTCAATGCCGGAGCAGGGAACGGTGCTGCTCACGGGCGCGACGATCTGGCCATGCACGGAGGGCGAGAGTCCGGTGATCGAGCGCGGGCATGTGCTCATTTCCGACGGGAAGATTGCGGCGGTGGGCGTGGGCGACATCAAGATCGAGTTGCCGACGGGGGCAACCGTAATCGCGTGCGAGGGGAGGCACATCACCCCCGGCATCGTCGATTGCCACTCGCACACGGGGATCAGCAAGGGTGTGAACGAGGGAGGGCAGGCGATCACGTCGGAGGTGCGGATCGCCGACGTCACCGATCCGGATTCCATGAGTTGGTACCGCCAACTGGCTGGCGGCGTGACGTGCGTCAACAACCTGCATGGTTCGGCCAACGCGATCGGCGGGCAGAGCCAGACCAACAAGAATCGCTGGGGGTCTGCGCTCCCCGATGACCTGCACGTCGAGGGGGCGATGCCCGGCATCAAGTTTGCGCTCGGCGAGAACCCGCGCCAGGCCAACGGCGGGAACGGCTCGCGATACCCCAACACGCGCATGGGGGTCGAGACGCTCATCCGCGATCGATTCACGGCGGCACGGGAGTATCTGGAGGCGTGGAGGGCGTACGAGAAGAGTGGCGATCGACGCGAGAAGCCACGCCGGGACCTCGAACTCGAGGCCCTCGCGGAGGTCCTCGAGGGCAAACGCCTCGTGCATTGTCACTCGTATCGCCAGGACGAGATCGTGATGCTCTGCGAGGTGGCGCGAGAATTCGGCTTCAAGATCGGGACCTTTCAGCACATCCTGGAGGGGTACAAGGTCGCGGATTACGTGCGAGACTACTCCGGCGGCGGGAGCGCATTCGCCGATTGGTGGGCGTACAAACTCGAGGTCCAGGACGCGATCCCACAGGCCGGCGCGATCATGCACGAGCAAGGTGTCGTCGTGAGTTTCAACAGCGACTCGGACGAGATGGCGCGACGGATGAATCTCGAGGCCGCCAAAGCCAACAAGTACGGCGGTGTGCCGCCCGTCGAGGCGCTCAAGTTCGTCACGCTCAACCCCGCGAAGCAGTTGAAGATTGACTCGCGTGTGGGGTCGCTCGAGGTGGGGAAAGATGCGGACGTGGTTGTGTGGAGCGGGCCGCCGCTCTCCACGATGAGCCGCGTGGAACGGACGTTCGTCGATGGACGCCTGCTCTTCTCCCTCGAACAGGACACGGCGGCGCGCGAGGCCCAGAAGGTCGAACGACAGAGGCTCATCCAGAAGGTGCTGACGATCGACGCGAAGAAGCCGAAGAAGCCGCGTGATCGAAACGAGAAACCGGACCGCCCGCAACACCCGGAGTTCAAGCCGGGCGGCACGAATGAAACGTCCTCGACGACGAACGAAACCGATCTCGCGCGCCAGCGAGAGATCCTCCGAAGGTACAACCGCGGGCAACTCCCCGGCGGAAGCCGACCCGGCGAGTGCGGCTGTGGACTGGTGCACGAATGA
- a CDS encoding amidohydrolase family protein: MQNRVILRVIVALMAVVGLVGLDAGLDGGLAKAAPAPFTPPEAAHGGTNRPPANGVRRSEPNWYALVDATLHPRPGETIEHAVILIRDGRIVGVTRGGEGSTRVPLGPTPIQVTGMHVYAGFIEPWLEIEAPQPAMDAASEHFLKNVTPQRRASTGDWGSSAASLRKMGFAAAGIAPKVGVFRGKGAVVSLAEAPEEASLPRPPMLLEDAFHAISFDRRSEGYPDSLMGAIALVRQTLFDEAWQRERREAGIDTGPLNAIDALRPAVGEGNASRAVPLYFDTEDELDALRSLKIGEEFERPVVIVGSGMEFRRLGGDGRDGLAGRILADDSRRSGRPGLIVPLAFPEEPDVETPGKAEAVEMRSLMAWEQAPTNPKRLAQAGVAFALTSGKGKDRGNFMKNLRLAIACGLSEDDALAALTTNAARVLDVGDELGTVESGKRANLVVCDGPIFAKKTKVRDVWIDGRRHVITPPMLELEGTWDVTLPAGWAAPGDWPHTLEAASGGGLTLKREKVEGKEGGGIDAASVSCEKVQSSPASFDARRGTIEFVFDRAAFAGEGNAGVVVVSASVDLSENPPTMRGVVVQPDGTRVEFSASRRPPMRVVGTWRVVEADGKPVAEDDPKAPVIEIAGLGDDSRGRDDDQGHGRQGRCDACAVHV, encoded by the coding sequence ATGCAGAACCGGGTGATTCTTCGCGTGATCGTGGCGTTGATGGCGGTGGTGGGGCTAGTTGGGCTCGATGCTGGGCTTGATGGGGGTTTGGCGAAGGCGGCACCCGCTCCATTCACCCCCCCCGAGGCGGCCCATGGCGGGACGAATCGCCCGCCGGCGAATGGCGTGCGCCGGAGCGAGCCGAACTGGTACGCCCTGGTCGACGCGACGCTCCACCCCAGGCCCGGCGAGACGATCGAGCACGCGGTGATCCTGATCCGTGACGGACGGATCGTGGGCGTGACGCGCGGCGGCGAGGGTTCGACGCGTGTGCCGCTCGGGCCGACGCCGATCCAGGTGACGGGGATGCACGTCTATGCCGGGTTTATCGAGCCATGGCTCGAGATTGAGGCGCCGCAGCCGGCGATGGACGCGGCGAGCGAGCACTTCCTGAAGAACGTCACGCCGCAGCGGCGGGCCTCGACGGGCGACTGGGGAAGCAGCGCGGCGTCGCTCCGCAAGATGGGGTTCGCGGCGGCGGGGATCGCGCCGAAGGTGGGTGTGTTCCGGGGGAAGGGCGCGGTCGTGTCGCTCGCCGAGGCGCCCGAGGAGGCGTCGCTCCCCAGGCCGCCGATGCTCCTTGAGGACGCGTTCCACGCGATCAGTTTCGATCGGCGCAGCGAGGGGTACCCGGACTCGCTCATGGGCGCGATCGCGCTGGTGCGGCAGACGCTTTTTGACGAGGCGTGGCAGCGCGAGCGGCGCGAGGCGGGGATCGACACTGGGCCATTGAACGCGATCGATGCGCTGAGGCCGGCGGTGGGGGAGGGGAACGCGTCGCGTGCGGTGCCCTTGTACTTTGACACGGAGGACGAACTCGACGCGCTTCGTTCGCTGAAGATCGGCGAGGAGTTCGAGCGGCCGGTCGTGATCGTGGGGAGCGGAATGGAGTTTCGTCGGCTGGGTGGTGATGGCCGCGATGGGCTGGCGGGGCGGATCCTCGCGGACGACTCACGGCGAAGTGGACGCCCGGGATTGATCGTGCCGCTCGCGTTCCCGGAGGAGCCCGACGTCGAGACGCCGGGCAAGGCCGAGGCGGTGGAGATGCGGTCGCTGATGGCGTGGGAACAGGCGCCGACGAATCCAAAGCGGCTCGCGCAGGCGGGCGTGGCGTTCGCGCTGACCAGCGGCAAGGGCAAAGATCGCGGCAACTTCATGAAGAACCTGCGCCTCGCGATCGCGTGCGGGTTGAGCGAGGACGATGCCCTCGCGGCGCTCACGACCAACGCGGCACGCGTGCTGGACGTCGGCGATGAACTGGGGACGGTCGAATCGGGCAAGCGGGCGAACCTCGTCGTGTGCGATGGCCCGATCTTCGCGAAGAAGACGAAGGTCCGGGACGTGTGGATCGACGGGCGCCGGCATGTGATCACGCCGCCGATGCTGGAACTCGAGGGAACGTGGGACGTGACGCTCCCCGCGGGGTGGGCGGCACCGGGCGATTGGCCGCACACGCTGGAGGCGGCGAGTGGCGGCGGGCTGACGCTGAAGCGCGAGAAGGTCGAGGGCAAGGAGGGCGGCGGGATCGACGCGGCGAGCGTGTCGTGCGAGAAGGTTCAATCCTCGCCCGCCTCCTTCGACGCCCGGCGGGGGACGATCGAGTTCGTCTTCGATCGCGCGGCGTTCGCGGGCGAGGGGAACGCCGGCGTCGTCGTCGTGAGCGCGAGCGTGGACCTCTCGGAGAATCCGCCGACGATGCGCGGCGTGGTGGTTCAGCCCGACGGCACGCGCGTGGAGTTCTCGGCGTCGCGGCGTCCGCCCATGCGTGTCGTGGGAACATGGCGCGTGGTCGAGGCCGATGGAAAGCCCGTGGCCGAGGACGATCCCAAGGCGCCGGTGATCGAGATCGCGGGACTCGGCGACGATTCGCGTGGGCGAGACGACGACCAAGGCCACGGACGTCAAGGTCGATGCGACGCGTGTGCGGTACACGTATGA
- the nrfH gene encoding cytochrome c nitrite reductase small subunit, producing the protein MALQTHDRPPSRRRSMIALLCAGAIGVLGGLGAFTFGYGDGAAYLSNNPASCANCHVMQAHLDSWQKSSHHGVATCNDCHLPHDPIGKWATKADNGFFHSLAFTTGSFHEPIEIKPRNRRVTQGACLHCHAEFVDHMLPAKDGGREGGGDMLNCVHCHASAGHALRD; encoded by the coding sequence ATGGCACTCCAGACACACGACCGACCGCCCTCGCGACGCCGATCGATGATCGCCCTGCTCTGCGCGGGCGCCATCGGCGTGCTCGGGGGGCTTGGGGCCTTCACCTTCGGCTATGGCGACGGGGCCGCGTATCTCTCCAACAACCCCGCCTCCTGCGCCAACTGCCACGTCATGCAGGCCCACCTCGACTCGTGGCAGAAATCAAGCCACCACGGCGTCGCGACCTGCAACGACTGCCACCTCCCCCACGACCCGATCGGCAAGTGGGCGACCAAAGCCGACAACGGGTTCTTCCACTCCCTCGCCTTCACCACGGGCTCCTTCCACGAGCCCATCGAGATCAAGCCCCGCAACCGCCGCGTGACCCAGGGCGCGTGCCTGCACTGCCACGCCGAGTTCGTCGACCACATGCTCCCCGCGAAGGATGGGGGGCGAGAGGGGGGGGGCGACATGCTCAACTGTGTTCACTGCCACGCCTCGGCGGGCCACGCCCTTCGCGACTGA
- a CDS encoding ammonia-forming cytochrome c nitrite reductase subunit c552, with amino-acid sequence MSSTTTRPITPRPRARRGRTSLYALVFILAVVGTLLVTWVLIRMLGHKQDARHPFVRVAEVTEISTDPEPWGRNWPHQFDGWKATAGDTFYGGSNAMPESKLTAQPWLKRLYAGYAFSIDYRKARGHAYMLYDQGVTERVTKKPQAGACLHCHASNTVMYRRIGLEAMGQPADEKALAGDFNMPAVIRGFQEVSKKPYDEVLALLLATPDGTPGENTPIVPQPPIGGFTHEFKGEPVPEGHPANAGGEAHPVSCIDCHDPESMALRVTRPGFVLGIAALAESAEPTPHLPSIEKWRRGDRARAYDPNLDASRQELRSFVCGQCHVEYYCASKDTLEFPWGKGLKVEQLEAHWDAKTFPDGTPFFDFKHGETGAPALKAQHPEFELWSQGIHAQSGVSCADCHMPYERHGAMKVSSHNVQSPLENINRACQQCHHMDETELRHRVETIQSRTAALMERAAGAMTDMLDAILEAKAVGATPEQLAPVFSLQRKAMWRLDYISSENSRGFHADQEAARILGESIDFSRQAQAMALRLRAPAAPSTESLPIDPIKGVTPAKGTDAK; translated from the coding sequence ATGTCCAGCACGACGACCCGACCGATCACGCCTCGGCCCCGCGCCCGCCGGGGTCGCACCTCGCTCTACGCACTGGTCTTCATCCTCGCGGTGGTGGGCACGCTGCTGGTGACGTGGGTGCTGATCCGGATGCTCGGGCACAAGCAGGACGCCCGCCATCCCTTCGTCCGCGTCGCCGAGGTCACAGAAATCAGCACCGACCCCGAGCCGTGGGGACGCAACTGGCCCCACCAGTTCGACGGGTGGAAGGCAACCGCGGGCGACACGTTCTATGGCGGGAGCAACGCCATGCCCGAGAGCAAACTCACGGCACAGCCCTGGCTCAAGCGCCTCTACGCGGGGTACGCCTTCAGCATCGACTATCGCAAAGCGCGCGGGCACGCGTACATGTTGTACGACCAGGGCGTCACCGAGCGCGTGACCAAGAAGCCCCAGGCCGGCGCCTGCCTGCACTGCCACGCCTCGAACACCGTGATGTACCGCCGGATCGGACTGGAAGCCATGGGCCAGCCTGCCGACGAGAAAGCCCTCGCCGGCGACTTCAACATGCCTGCCGTGATCCGCGGCTTCCAGGAGGTCAGCAAGAAGCCGTACGACGAGGTGCTCGCGCTCCTGCTCGCCACGCCCGACGGCACGCCCGGCGAGAACACGCCGATCGTCCCCCAGCCCCCCATCGGCGGCTTCACGCACGAGTTCAAGGGTGAGCCGGTCCCCGAGGGGCACCCCGCCAACGCCGGGGGCGAGGCCCACCCCGTCTCGTGCATCGATTGCCACGACCCCGAGTCGATGGCCCTCCGCGTGACCAGGCCCGGGTTCGTGCTGGGCATCGCCGCGCTCGCAGAGAGCGCCGAGCCCACGCCCCATCTTCCCAGCATCGAAAAGTGGCGCCGCGGCGATCGCGCCCGCGCCTACGACCCGAACCTCGACGCCTCGCGACAGGAACTGCGATCGTTCGTCTGTGGGCAGTGCCACGTCGAGTATTACTGCGCCAGCAAGGACACCCTCGAGTTCCCCTGGGGCAAGGGGCTGAAGGTCGAGCAACTCGAGGCCCACTGGGATGCCAAGACGTTCCCCGACGGCACGCCATTCTTTGATTTCAAGCACGGCGAGACCGGGGCGCCCGCTCTCAAGGCCCAGCACCCCGAGTTCGAACTCTGGAGCCAGGGCATCCACGCGCAGAGCGGCGTGAGCTGCGCCGATTGCCACATGCCCTACGAACGCCACGGCGCCATGAAGGTCAGCAGCCACAACGTCCAAAGCCCCCTGGAGAACATCAACCGCGCCTGCCAGCAATGCCACCACATGGACGAGACGGAACTGCGCCACCGCGTCGAGACGATCCAGTCGCGGACCGCCGCGCTCATGGAGCGTGCGGCGGGCGCCATGACCGACATGCTCGACGCGATCCTCGAGGCCAAGGCCGTGGGCGCCACGCCCGAGCAACTCGCCCCCGTCTTCTCCCTGCAGCGCAAGGCGATGTGGCGGCTGGATTACATCAGCAGCGAGAACTCCAGAGGCTTCCACGCCGATCAGGAGGCCGCGCGGATCCTTGGCGAGTCGATCGATTTCAGCCGCCAGGCCCAGGCGATGGCCCTCCGACTTCGCGCACCCGCCGCCCCGAGCACCGAGTCCCTCCCGATCGACCCGATCAAGGGCGTCACGCCGGCCAAGGGCACAGACGCCAAGTAA